CGCAAATCCATGGTGCACCTGGTACGTCGTCCTACGGGCGGTCGAGCTGTACTGCACCAGCAGGACCTGACGTACAGCCTGATCCTGCCGCTACGCCCGCCCTGGACGACGATCTCGATTGCAGAGAGTTGCCGCCTGATCAACGTCTACCTACTCCGGGGTCTTGAAATGCTCGGCCTGCAAGTGAGTTTCGGGCATCGCCAAAGACAGGCTGATGGGGCGCTGTCGCCGTTCTGCTTCCTGACCATCTCGCCGCATGAACTTTTGGTGGATGGGAAAAAGGTGATCGGTTCGGCGCAACGACGATTTCCCGCGGCGCTTCTCCAACAAGGGACCATTCTGTTGGATTTCCAACCTGTCGGCATTCTCGATCTCCTACGCCCGGCCGAGCGGGCCGCAGCGGCCGGTGCCGTCAAGACAATGGGCTCACTGCGGGAAGCGCTGGGACGGCTTCCCGATCGCCTGAACATCGAGACGGCGATTCGGGATGGGTTAGCCGGAGAGATGGGAATCGAATTTGTGGAAGATGAGCTGCAACCGGAGGAGTACAGGCTGGCTACAGAGTTAGCCGACACCCGCTATAGCTCAGAGGACTGGACGTTCCGTCGCTGATCGCGTGTGGGATCGACCTTGACAGCTTCCTTCAGCGTTTGCTACGGTACTTTTGTCATGGTATGGCGCGGGGCTGTAGAATATAACTCACGGAGTGGTGGGTGGTGCGCGCTGAAAAGTGGGGGCCATGAAGAAGGTGCTGGTGCTGGTCCAGGCAGCTCCACAGGAAGAGAATAGTGATTGAGCACGGCAGACGCGATAAAGAAGAGTCGACGGGCGTCGCGCGGGATGTCAAAGGGTCAGGAGTCTATATGAACCTGCCCAATAAGCTCACGCTTGGTAGGATCTTCCTGGTGCCCTTTATCATCGTCTTTCTGGTTGTGGGAGAGAAGGTCCCTAACTACACGGCGGGAGCCATCTTTCTTGCCGCGGTGCTGACCGACTGGCTGGATGGCCGGATCGCCCGGAATACCAGGCAGGTGACTGCACTGGGCAAGTTGCTTGACCCGATTGCCGATAAGCTGCTCATCTCAACCGCCCTTATTGCGCTGGTACAGGTGGGTCGGGCGCCGGCCTGGATGGTTGTCCTCGTTGTCGGCCGTGAACTGGCTATCACCGGGCTCAGAACGGTCGCCGCCTCGCAGAGCATCATCATCCATGCAAGCGACTTCGGAAAGTACAAGATGCTGGCTGAGGTAGCTGCGGTGACGTTCCTGATCCTCGATTGGCCCCCGCAGTGGGATTTCATTGGCACCGCGTCTCTGGGCATTCTGTGCCTCTGGGTTGCGATTGTGTTGAGCACCGCCTCGGGTATCGACTACTTCCTGAGATTCTGGAAGGTGATCGACCTGAGCTGATAAACCTTTTCGTATCCTGAGGGCAATGAGCACAAGCGTGTGGCTTGTTCCACTGGGGTATCTCGCCGGCTCCATCCCGTTCGGTCTCCTGATCGCCAGGGTCACCACGGGAGTGGATGTACGTAAAGCCGGGAGCGGCAACATCGGCGCCACCAATGTCCTTCGTGTCGTGGGCTCTGGGGCCGGCGCGCTCACCCTTGCCCTGGACGCGCTGAAGGGGTGGGCGCCTGTCGCGTTGAGTCAGCTCTTTGGGTCACCGGAACTGCTCGTTGCCATGGTTGGGCTGGCTGCATTTCTGGGTCATCTGTATCCGCTCTTTCTCGGCTTTCGCGGGGGGAAGGGGGTCGCTACCGCCCTGGGGGTGCTACTCGCGCTGTTCGCGAAGATCGCGTTGCTGATTGTAGGCGTCTGGTTGTTGATCGCGGCTCTCTTTCGCTATTCGTCTCTCGCGGCCCTCGTCACCGCCGTCGCGGCCCCCTTACTCGTCTGGGTGCTTGATGGCCGACCGCCCTATGTGGGACTGGCGATCATTATCTGCGGTTTTATCCTCATTCGGCATCGGGACAATTTAGGACGCCTTATGGCAGGGCACGAGGGGAAGATCGGAAAAAGACTGCAGGGGGCGGATCTGCCAGGGCACGATCGGCTCGTCTCGTAGGAGTGATATGCCTCTTATCGTTCAGAAATACGGCGGCAGCTCCGTCGCGGATGTAGAGCGGATCACAAATGTGGCCCGCCGGGTGGTGGAGACGAAGGTTCAGGGGAACGACCTGGTTGTGGTGGTGTCAGCCATGGCGGGAGAGACGGATCGCCTGTTAGGTCTAGCTGCTGAGATCTCCGATACGCCGGATGAACGGGAGCTTGACGTCATCGTAGCCACCGGGGAACAGATCTCGATCGGTCTGCTGTCACTGGCCATCCAACAACTCGGGCACAAGGCCCGCTCTTTCACCGGAGCCCAGGTGAAGATTCAAACCGACACCGCCCACACCAAGGCAAAGATTGTCAGTGTCGAGGTTGATCGGGCACAACAGGCGCTCCGTGAGGGAGCCATCGTCATCGTCGCCGGGTTCCAGGGGGTGACGGCGGAAGAAGACGTGACGACGCTGGGGCGCGGCGGATCCGACCTGACGGCGGTCGCCATGGCTGCAGCGCTGAAGGCCGACCTCTGCGAGATCTATACCGATGTGGAAGGGGTCTACACGGCAGACCCGAACATTGTTCCGGAGGCAAGGAAGCTTGGGAAGATCTCCTATGATGAGATGCTCGAACTGGCCAGTTTGGGGGCTAAGGTGCTTCAAGCTCGGTCGGTGGAGTATGCCAAGAATTATACCGTGCCGGTTCACGTCCGTTCCAGTTTCAATACAAACCAGGGGACACTGGTGGTCCAGGAGGATACAGAGATGGAGAGAGTGGTGGTCTCGGGGATCGCCTGCGACAGGAACGAGGCGAAGATCACCGTGCTGCGTGTGGCGGATCGGCCGGGGATCGCTGCGAAGCTGTTCGGCCAGGTTGCAGAGGCCAACATTGTGGTAGACATGATTGTCCAGAACATCAGCCAGGATGGGACCACCGATATCTCGTTCACGGTTCCCAAGTCCGATTTCTCCAAGGCAATGTCGCTCGTGAACGGGGTGGCCAAAGAGATCGGTGCCCAGCAGGTTATGGGTGACGACAGGATCGCCAAGGTCTCGATCGTGGGGGTGGGGATGCGGACTCACTCCGGGGTGGCTGCGAAGATGTTTGAGACCCTGTCACGCGAGAACATTAACATTCTGATGATCAGCACCTCCGAGATCAAAGTCTCGTGTGTGATCGATGCCAAATATGGAGAGCTGGCTGTTCGGGTTCTTCACGAGGCCTTCGGCCTGGCCGAGCGCAACGTTGTCGGGGAGCGTGTGTGAAGGGGGCGTATACCAGACGCGAAGCGATCGTCGCCGGCCTCTTTGGCGTGGCTGTTGCCGGCATCGTGTGGGGTCCCGTTCTCCTCCGTCCGTTCAGTACCTCTCATGCCGTCGATCTCGGAACACTCCATCTCCCTGAAGATCAGCGTGCTGCACACACTCGCTCGTCGCCGACGCCGGCCAAGGTCGCAAAGGGGAGACCAAGCAGCCGGGTGGACATTAATCATGCGGATGCCGCAGCGCTTCAGACGCTGCCGGGGATTGGTCCGACGCTGGCCAGGCGGATCATCGCCTATCGGAAGGCCTATGGCTTGTTCGCTGACGCCCGCGGGCTTCTGGAAGTCGATGGGATCGGTCCCAAGCGATTTGATAAGATTGAGTCCTGGATCGAGGCTCGCTGAGCGATGAGCTATCGCGTTCGCCTGGAGATGTTTGAAGGTCCCCTGGATCTCTTGCTCTATCTGATTCAGGTCAACGAGATCGACATCTACGACATCCCCATTGCTAAAATCACCCAGGAATACCTGGGATGTCTGGCAGGGATGGAAAAGCTGGATCTGGAGGTTGCGGGAGAGTTTCTGGTACTGGCCGCCACACTGATCCATATCAAGTCGAAGATGCTCATCCCGGTCGAGGAAGAGACGACGGATGGGCCGCTTGCGGATGACCCGCGACAGGAGTTAGTAGAACGCCTTCTGGAATATAAGCGATTCAAGGAGGCGGCCATGACGTTCGAAGAGTTGGAGGCTGGCCAGTCGCTCCTCTACGTGCGGCCTGCCGATCCTGTGGTTCCGATTGCCGACGGACCCCTGGAGATCAGTCTCTCCGCGCTGCTGCGCGCATTTATGACGGTGATGCAGCGAGTGCCGGAGGCCGTAGCAGGCGAAATTACCCCAGAGACGATTAACGTAGGAGAGCGAATGGTGGCGCTGTTGGATCGGCTGGCCCTTCAGAGTCCGGTATCGTTTATGGCCCTCTTCGAGGGGGTAACAACGCGTATCCAACTGATTGCGACCTTCCTCGGATTGCTCGAGTTGTTGCGTCGGGGCCTGGTCCGAGCCCGGCAAGCGGAACCGGGAAGCGAGATCACGATCTATCGTACCGTTGAAACTGCGGTGGAGACCGATGGACACTCCGGCTGACCTCGGCCCACTCGGCATTCTTGAGGCATTGTTGTTTATGTCCGACGCGCCGCTCTCGCTGGAGCGGATCGAGGCGGTACTCGATGGGTACCCCAAAGCAGAGGTCAGCCGCCTACTCGCCGACTTACAGGAACAATGCCGGCAGCCGGAGCGAGGGGTGATCGTCAGTGAGGTTGCCGGAGGGTATCGCCTGACGACAAAGCCGGAGGTGGCCCCCTGGATCCAGCGGCTTCGCGGATCCAAACCGGCGAGGCTGTCCAAGGCTGCGCTGGAGACGCTGGCACTCATTGCCTATAAACAGCCGATTACCAAGCCGGAGATTGAGGCGGTTCGAGGGGTCATGGTTGACGGCGTCTTAAAGACGCTGGTGGAGCGTGATCTGGTTCGGATTCTCGGACGAAAGCCGGAGGTGGGCAGGCCGATCCTGTACGGAACCAGCCGCTCCTTCTTGGAATATTTTGGATTCAAGGATCTTTCGGAGCTGCCGACCTTGAAGGAGATTGAGGCGCTGGCCCCGAATGCGGCGGGGAAGGAGGTTTCACACGAGGCAGTTGAGCACACCGAGGAGGCGGAGGGAGTCGGCCGGCCCGACTAAGCCGGCACGGCAGACAGGCGGCGGAGAGGAGCGGCTGCAGCGCTATCTCGCACGCGCGGGGCTCGGCTCGCGGAGGAGTTGCGAGCAACTGATCCTGGATGGGAGAGTCCGTGTGAATAATCGGGTCGTTACCCAGCTTGGGACCAAGGTCTCACCGGGTTTCGATACGGTAACGTACGACGGCAGACCCGTCACGCCATCGCAGAGTCTTCTTTATCTTATTCTCCATAAGCCGGCGGGCGTACTGACTTCGCTGTCCGATCCACGAGGGCGGCCGGTTATCGGTGATCTCTTGCCGCCGCGTGGACTGCCCAGGCTCTTTCCTGTCGGGCGTCTTGACTATCAGACCGAAGGCCTGGTGCTTCTGACCAATGATGGGGCGCTGGCCCATGGGCTCATGCATCCCAGCTTCGAGGTCGAGAAGGAGTATCTCGCAAAGGTGCGTGGTTGTCCTACACCCGACGATCTGGCCAGATTGAAGGCGGGGGTGGTGTCGGATGGGGAGAAGCTGCGAGCGACCCACGCCGAGATTGTGAGGCCCGGGATCGGTTCCGCGTGGCTCAAGCTGATCGTGCATCAGGGACGGTATCACGAGATTCGACGGATGTGCGACGTCATCGGACACCCGGTGCTGCGGCTTCAGAGGGTTCGCGTCGGCCCGATTGTGTTAGGGAGGTTACCCAAAGGGTGCTGGCGTCGGCTCACTCCCGTGGAGTTAGCCGGTATCCGTCGCGCGGTAGGCGACGGAGCAATGCGTAGGGGTCCAATAGCGAGGGGTAGCGCGCGCCCCTGAGAGGACTGGAGAGCCGGATGAAGATTACAACGTTGCGGCGTAAGGTCGATCAAATCGATTCGAAGATTGTGTCGCTGCTGGGCGAGCGGGCCGAGCTTGTGGTCAGGATCGGGCAGGAAAAGGCCAAGGCGAATCTGAACGTCCACGTTCCACAGCGCGAGGAAGAGATTGTCGCCCGTCTGATACGGCAAAACAAAGGCCGCTTTCCGGCTCACGCCATCAGGCCTGTCTTTCGCGAGATCATATCAGCCTGCCGGTCCGTACAGGGTCCGCTGAAGCTGGCCTATCTTGGCCCTGAAGGGACGTTTACCCACGTGGCCTGCACCCGGCGGTTTGGAGGTTCGGCCTGCTTTGTACCGGTCCACACTATCGGTGATGTATTTGCTGAAGTGGAAAAGGGGAACGTCAACTACGGGATCGTGCCGATCGAGAACTCCAGCGAAGGTGTGGTCAGCCACACCCTGGATATGTTCGTTGACTCGGACCTGAAGATCTGCGGTGAGATTCTTCTGGGGGTATCCCACAGCCTGCTGTCCAAATCAGGCGATTTGAGGAAGGTGAAAAAGGTCTACTCGCACCCGCATGCCTTCGCTCAGTCACGGAAGTGGCTGGAGGCGAATCTGCCGAGAGTTCCGCTCTTTGAGGCTTCCAGTACGGCAGCGGCCGCACAGCTTGTGACAAAGGATCGGACGGCCGCGGCTATCGCCAGCGAATTGGCGGCGAGCCTGTACAAGCTTCAAGTAGTTTCTAGGAAAATAGAGGATACGCCTTGTAATGTCACAAGATTCTTGATAATAGGTCGGATCGTACCCGCACCCACTGATCACGATAAAACCTCCCTGATGTTCTCGATCAAAGATCGGGTCGGCGCACTCTATCGGATCCTGGAACCGTTTGCGAAGTATCAGATCAACCTGACCAAGGTCGAGTCCCGCCCATCTAAGACGAAAGCGTGGGAGTATATCTTTTATCTGGATATTGAGGGACACATCGGCGACGAGCCTGTCAAGGCGGCGCTCGCGCTCTTACAGGAGGAGTGCCTTTTTTTGAAGGTCCTCGGCTCGTACCCAAGAGAAAACTCAATCGAGAGCTGAGACAATCGGAAAAGCCATGACTAAGTTACTGGAAGAGCTCGCCTCTCCATATCTTCAGGGGCTCGTACCGTATATCCCGGGGAAGCCGATCGGCGAAGTGGAGCGGGAACTCGGAATCACGGGAGCCATCAAGCTAGCTTCCAATGAGAACCCCCTTGGCCCCTCGCCGCTGGCGCTCCGCGCCCTACGAGACGCGCTGTCGGAGAGCCACCGGTATCCCGATGGCGGCGGCTATTACCTGAAACAGGCGCTGGCGAAGCGTCTTGGGCTGGCACCGGACCATCTGGTGCTGGGGAACGGCTGCAATGAACTCCTTGAGCTGACGGCCCGCTGCTTCCTGCTGCCGGGTGATGAGGTCGTGATCGCCGATCCGGCGTTCATCATCTACGGCATGCTGGCGCATCTGCAGGGGTGTACGACGGTTCGCGTACCGCTGAAGGCGTGGACCCACGATCTTGAGGCGATGGCGAAGGCAGTGACCTCCAGAACCAAGATGGTCTTTATCGGCAATCCGAACAATCCTACCGGCACGGCTGTGAGGCCGACGCAACTGGCCGTATTTATGGACGCCCTGCCGGACAATGTCGTTGTCGTGATCGATGAGGCGTATGTCGAGTATGTCCCTTCGGAAATGGTGCCGGATTCGCTCAGGTTTGTCCGGCAAGGGTGCTCCGTGATTGTGCTGCGGACCTTCTCCAAGATCTATGGCTTGGCAGGGCTGCGGGTCGGATATGGGATGGCGCCTCCGGCGATGGTGGAACTCCTCGATCGGATTCGCGCGCCGTTCAACGTCAATGCCTTGGCGCAGCGGGCTGCGCTGGCTGCCCTCGATGACGAAGCCCATCTGTCAAGTAGCCGAAAGGTGAATGAGTTGGGCAAGGCCTACCTGTCCGGAGAGCTTCATCGCCTGGGGCTGGAGTGCCCGCCGTCCGTCGCCAATTTCCTGTTGGTCGATCTAAAGCGGGACGGGCGGTCGGTGGCGGATGCGCTGCTCCGCATGGGCGTCATTGTACGCCCATTAGGGGGAGCCCAATTATTGAAGACCTACATCCGTGTGACCATCGGGACGCCTCCGGAAAACGAACGATTCATGGAGGCGCTAAAAACTGTGTTGGGGAGAGAGCAGCATTCAACTCTCAGCGATCAGCAAGCAGGATAAGAGCCGAGAGCTGATTACTGCCAACTGAGGGTTTATTCTATGATCATCATCTTGAAACCGAACGCAACCGAAGCTGAGATTGCCCTGGTCGTGAAGAAGATCGAAAGCTTCGGCTTGGCCGCCCACATCTCGAAAGGGACCGAGCGGACCATCATCGGGGCGATCGGCGATGAACGGGTTCTGCAGGAGGGGCCGTTAGAGGCCTTCCCCTTTGTGGAAGAGGTTCTGCCGATTCTGAAGCCGTATAAGCTGGCCAGCCGCGAATTCAAGCCGGACGGCTCCGTCGTCAATGTAGACGGGGTGCTGGTGGGCGGCCGGCAGGTGGTGGTGATGGCCGGTCCCTGCGCTGTGGAGAGTCGGGAAGGTCTCCTGCAGATCGCGCAGTACGTGAAGGCCGGCGGAGGGCGCATCCTCAGAGGCGGCGCGTATAAACCTCGGACCTCCCCGTACAGCTTTCAAGGTCTGGGTGAGGAGGGGCTGGCCTATCTGGCTGAGGCCAAGCAGGCCACGGGACTACCGATTGCGACCGAACTGATGGACAGCCGTGATGCGGATGCCGTCTATCAATACGCCGATCTGATACAGATCGGCGCGAGGAATATGCAGAACTTCAAACTCCTGACCGAGGTCGGGTCCCGGCGAAAGCCGGTTCTCTTGAAGCGGGGATCGAGCAGCACCGTTAAAGAACTGTTGCTCGCCGCCGAGTATATCCTGTCGGAGGGCAACTACGACGTGATCCTCTGTGAGCGCGGGATCAGGACCTTTGAGGACGCCACCCGCAACACACTGGATCTCTCGGCTGTCCCACTAATCAAGCGGCTTTCCCACTTGCCGGTGGTCGTCGATCCGAGTCATGGGACAGGCAAGTGGCATCTGGTTTCGCCGATGGCCCTGGCAGCCGTCGCAGCCGGCGCCGACGGTATCATGGTGGAGATCCATCCTCACCCGGAAGAAGCCCTGTCCGACGGCCCGCAAGCGCTTCTACCCAGCACATTCGAGACACTGATGAACGAACTGCACAGAGTGGCTCAGGCCGTAGGAAGATCCCTGTGACCACCGGGTCAAGCTCGGAGCCGCTTGGCGCTGATGTCTCGCCGTCTCTTCCCCTCATGGGACGGCTCGCCATTGTCGGCCTGGGTCTGATCGGTTCAAGTGTGGGGCTGGCCTGTCGGGCTCGTGGTCTGGCCAAAGAGATCCGAGGGGCCGATATCGCAACGGACCATCGCGCGCACGCGATCGCGCTGGGCGTCGTCGACCTGACCTTTGCAGATGCTGGTGCTGCTGTCGAGGGGGCCGACATGGTCCTGCTCGCTGTGCCGGTCGGCGCGATTGCACCTACGCTGGAGCGGATCGTTCCGCATCTTGCGCCGGGCGCGGTGGTGACTGATGTGGGAAGCGTCAAGCGAGTGGTTACGGCGGCGATGGATCGGCTGCTGCCGAAGGGCAACGGAGTTCCCGGCCATCCGATCGCCGGACGCGAGACATCCGGTCCATATGCGGCGTCGGCCGAGCTGTTTGTTAGCGCCAAGTGCGTTCTGACCCCAAGCGTCATTACCGATCCGGCCGCTGCTAGTCGGGTCGGCGCCCTGTGGAACGGAATGGGAGCGGAGGTACTGCAGATGAGCCCGGAGCGTCACGACGAGATCTTCGCCGCCGTCAGCCATCTGCCGCACATTGTTGCGTATGCGCTGATGGGTGCTATATTCGATCTGGAGGATGGCGAGAATCTGCAGGCATTAGCGGGAGGTGGCTTGAGAGATTTCAGTCGGGTAGCGATGAGCCATCCGATCATGTGGCGGGATATCTGTCTCGCCAACCGTGAGCCGATTCTGAAGATGATCGAACGGTTCCAGGCTGCGCTTGGTGATCTGGCGGCGACGATCAGTGCCGAAGACGGGGAAGGGCTCCGCCAGCGGTTCGCGAGGGCGCGCGCCTGTCGGGAGGATTTTAGGAGCGGGAATGAAGGGAACGACCGCGAGCGTCCAGGTCGGTAAGTCAAGCGAACGGGCGCTGCTGGTGGGGATTCACTGCAAGCGCAACCCCCGCTGGGAGGCTGAAGAGTCGTTGGAGGAGCTGGCTCGTCTGGCGGAATCGGCAGGGGCCTCAGTGGCTGGGA
This Candidatus Methylomirabilota bacterium DNA region includes the following protein-coding sequences:
- the plsY gene encoding glycerol-3-phosphate 1-O-acyltransferase PlsY produces the protein MSTSVWLVPLGYLAGSIPFGLLIARVTTGVDVRKAGSGNIGATNVLRVVGSGAGALTLALDALKGWAPVALSQLFGSPELLVAMVGLAAFLGHLYPLFLGFRGGKGVATALGVLLALFAKIALLIVGVWLLIAALFRYSSLAALVTAVAAPLLVWVLDGRPPYVGLAIIICGFILIRHRDNLGRLMAGHEGKIGKRLQGADLPGHDRLVS
- the pheA gene encoding prephenate dehydratase, producing the protein MKITTLRRKVDQIDSKIVSLLGERAELVVRIGQEKAKANLNVHVPQREEEIVARLIRQNKGRFPAHAIRPVFREIISACRSVQGPLKLAYLGPEGTFTHVACTRRFGGSACFVPVHTIGDVFAEVEKGNVNYGIVPIENSSEGVVSHTLDMFVDSDLKICGEILLGVSHSLLSKSGDLRKVKKVYSHPHAFAQSRKWLEANLPRVPLFEASSTAAAAQLVTKDRTAAAIASELAASLYKLQVVSRKIEDTPCNVTRFLIIGRIVPAPTDHDKTSLMFSIKDRVGALYRILEPFAKYQINLTKVESRPSKTKAWEYIFYLDIEGHIGDEPVKAALALLQEECLFLKVLGSYPRENSIES
- a CDS encoding prephenate dehydrogenase/arogenate dehydrogenase family protein, with amino-acid sequence MTTGSSSEPLGADVSPSLPLMGRLAIVGLGLIGSSVGLACRARGLAKEIRGADIATDHRAHAIALGVVDLTFADAGAAVEGADMVLLAVPVGAIAPTLERIVPHLAPGAVVTDVGSVKRVVTAAMDRLLPKGNGVPGHPIAGRETSGPYAASAELFVSAKCVLTPSVITDPAAASRVGALWNGMGAEVLQMSPERHDEIFAAVSHLPHIVAYALMGAIFDLEDGENLQALAGGGLRDFSRVAMSHPIMWRDICLANREPILKMIERFQAALGDLAATISAEDGEGLRQRFARARACREDFRSGNEGNDRERPGR
- a CDS encoding aspartate kinase is translated as MPLIVQKYGGSSVADVERITNVARRVVETKVQGNDLVVVVSAMAGETDRLLGLAAEISDTPDERELDVIVATGEQISIGLLSLAIQQLGHKARSFTGAQVKIQTDTAHTKAKIVSVEVDRAQQALREGAIVIVAGFQGVTAEEDVTTLGRGGSDLTAVAMAAALKADLCEIYTDVEGVYTADPNIVPEARKLGKISYDEMLELASLGAKVLQARSVEYAKNYTVPVHVRSSFNTNQGTLVVQEDTEMERVVVSGIACDRNEAKITVLRVADRPGIAAKLFGQVAEANIVVDMIVQNISQDGTTDISFTVPKSDFSKAMSLVNGVAKEIGAQQVMGDDRIAKVSIVGVGMRTHSGVAAKMFETLSRENINILMISTSEIKVSCVIDAKYGELAVRVLHEAFGLAERNVVGERV
- a CDS encoding lipoate--protein ligase family protein — its product is MPPAGRLLRMGASAGSINMGIDEALATLCPDRATLRFYAWDAPTLSIGYAQRSDDIDLAACRKSMVHLVRRPTGGRAVLHQQDLTYSLILPLRPPWTTISIAESCRLINVYLLRGLEMLGLQVSFGHRQRQADGALSPFCFLTISPHELLVDGKKVIGSAQRRFPAALLQQGTILLDFQPVGILDLLRPAERAAAAGAVKTMGSLREALGRLPDRLNIETAIRDGLAGEMGIEFVEDELQPEEYRLATELADTRYSSEDWTFRR
- a CDS encoding histidinol-phosphate transaminase, yielding MTKLLEELASPYLQGLVPYIPGKPIGEVERELGITGAIKLASNENPLGPSPLALRALRDALSESHRYPDGGGYYLKQALAKRLGLAPDHLVLGNGCNELLELTARCFLLPGDEVVIADPAFIIYGMLAHLQGCTTVRVPLKAWTHDLEAMAKAVTSRTKMVFIGNPNNPTGTAVRPTQLAVFMDALPDNVVVVIDEAYVEYVPSEMVPDSLRFVRQGCSVIVLRTFSKIYGLAGLRVGYGMAPPAMVELLDRIRAPFNVNALAQRAALAALDDEAHLSSSRKVNELGKAYLSGELHRLGLECPPSVANFLLVDLKRDGRSVADALLRMGVIVRPLGGAQLLKTYIRVTIGTPPENERFMEALKTVLGREQHSTLSDQQAG
- a CDS encoding segregation/condensation protein A, whose amino-acid sequence is MSYRVRLEMFEGPLDLLLYLIQVNEIDIYDIPIAKITQEYLGCLAGMEKLDLEVAGEFLVLAATLIHIKSKMLIPVEEETTDGPLADDPRQELVERLLEYKRFKEAAMTFEELEAGQSLLYVRPADPVVPIADGPLEISLSALLRAFMTVMQRVPEAVAGEITPETINVGERMVALLDRLALQSPVSFMALFEGVTTRIQLIATFLGLLELLRRGLVRARQAEPGSEITIYRTVETAVETDGHSG
- the pgsA gene encoding CDP-diacylglycerol--glycerol-3-phosphate 3-phosphatidyltransferase, producing the protein MNLPNKLTLGRIFLVPFIIVFLVVGEKVPNYTAGAIFLAAVLTDWLDGRIARNTRQVTALGKLLDPIADKLLISTALIALVQVGRAPAWMVVLVVGRELAITGLRTVAASQSIIIHASDFGKYKMLAEVAAVTFLILDWPPQWDFIGTASLGILCLWVAIVLSTASGIDYFLRFWKVIDLS
- the scpB gene encoding SMC-Scp complex subunit ScpB; translation: MDTPADLGPLGILEALLFMSDAPLSLERIEAVLDGYPKAEVSRLLADLQEQCRQPERGVIVSEVAGGYRLTTKPEVAPWIQRLRGSKPARLSKAALETLALIAYKQPITKPEIEAVRGVMVDGVLKTLVERDLVRILGRKPEVGRPILYGTSRSFLEYFGFKDLSELPTLKEIEALAPNAAGKEVSHEAVEHTEEAEGVGRPD
- a CDS encoding helix-hairpin-helix domain-containing protein; translation: MCDRCQIWRAGCSGSSRGLRPGRAQRCRGACVKGAYTRREAIVAGLFGVAVAGIVWGPVLLRPFSTSHAVDLGTLHLPEDQRAAHTRSSPTPAKVAKGRPSSRVDINHADAAALQTLPGIGPTLARRIIAYRKAYGLFADARGLLEVDGIGPKRFDKIESWIEAR
- the aroF gene encoding 3-deoxy-7-phosphoheptulonate synthase; the encoded protein is MIIILKPNATEAEIALVVKKIESFGLAAHISKGTERTIIGAIGDERVLQEGPLEAFPFVEEVLPILKPYKLASREFKPDGSVVNVDGVLVGGRQVVVMAGPCAVESREGLLQIAQYVKAGGGRILRGGAYKPRTSPYSFQGLGEEGLAYLAEAKQATGLPIATELMDSRDADAVYQYADLIQIGARNMQNFKLLTEVGSRRKPVLLKRGSSSTVKELLLAAEYILSEGNYDVILCERGIRTFEDATRNTLDLSAVPLIKRLSHLPVVVDPSHGTGKWHLVSPMALAAVAAGADGIMVEIHPHPEEALSDGPQALLPSTFETLMNELHRVAQAVGRSL
- a CDS encoding rRNA pseudouridine synthase, translating into MRRGRRFHTRQLSTPRRRRESAGPTKPARQTGGGEERLQRYLARAGLGSRRSCEQLILDGRVRVNNRVVTQLGTKVSPGFDTVTYDGRPVTPSQSLLYLILHKPAGVLTSLSDPRGRPVIGDLLPPRGLPRLFPVGRLDYQTEGLVLLTNDGALAHGLMHPSFEVEKEYLAKVRGCPTPDDLARLKAGVVSDGEKLRATHAEIVRPGIGSAWLKLIVHQGRYHEIRRMCDVIGHPVLRLQRVRVGPIVLGRLPKGCWRRLTPVELAGIRRAVGDGAMRRGPIARGSARP